The Pangasianodon hypophthalmus isolate fPanHyp1 chromosome 23, fPanHyp1.pri, whole genome shotgun sequence genome includes the window GAAGCATAAGCAAGTGTTCAaggaatcaaatgaatcaaatgatcaaGGAATGAAATGATATGTGACTATTTTTATCCACGTTTGCATCCTCTAGTTGATATGTGACCAgctttgaatattttaatggcaaatcagtttaaaaatctgaattattttttacacaccagttctctgtctttttttttttgttttttgataataatacattataactgATCAATAATAACAGATTTATAATCACTTATAATTGGTAATAATCTATTTGTTATTGTTGCCCTGATTCTTTTCTGTTCGCTGCCTTTTACACTGACGCAGCGATCGAATGGTTTAGATGGCGCTTGATGCTTGATAATAATCAACAAGGTGTATTATTATGttgataaagaaataaatgcattgaatgtttaaatataataataataataattatattatcttATATGATgctaatacaatataatataataatacttctacctcacacacaaacagaaacagtttgcactatgaattttttttttttttgcacactacataataactctatacactgtacagctctgtatattcacttttttatttttaaatctaaaagatcagttataatgtattattattattattattattattattattattattagatcagttataatgtattattatcagttttatacagaaaCAGTTGTGCTATGAgaatttttttgcacactacagctctgtatatctgtttgtttgtttgtttgtttgtttgtttttaaacatattctatttatgtATCTTCATATTCTACATTACATTCCTCTAAAGGCTGCTAAACTTTCTTTATCATAtagtctactagattttattattatattctgtttgtattatgtgtgtgtatgtttgtttgttgttctgtttgttgttctgttcattgttgcactgtgggacgaggcactaaggaaaaacttttacattacatcacatctcCACTGTATTtcaaagtatgtgcacccctgaccatcacgtCACCTATATGTGCATgctgaacgtctcattccagatttattcccctgtgtttgctgttataatgagctccactcttctgggaagctttccactagatgttggagcgtggctgtggggatttgtgttcattcagctacaagagcattagtgaggtcaggcgctgatgttgggtaaggagtctccagttccagttcatcccaaaggtgttcagtggggttgaggtcagggctctgtgcaggacactcgagttcttccactccaaccttcacacaccatgtcttcatggagctgctttgtgcacaggggcattgtcatgctggaacagggtttGAGTctctgagttccagtgaagggaaactgtaaagctgcagcacacagagacgttctctacaactgtgtgctttcagactttgttgcaacagtttaGAAAAAGCGCACATGTGGgagtgatggtcaagtgtccataaacttttgtcTATAAAGTGTATGTaatatgcatgtgacaaataaagagccTTGAAACCCTTAATActactaaaaattaaaaaaaataaatgtattaatattagtattaattatatttctaGTAatgctgctattattattattattattattattattattattaacaacaataacaccaacatcaacaacaacaacaacaacaacaacaataataataataataataataataataataatatcggTTTTTGAACTTattcataaattaattaaataaattaggtAAATAATTCATTATTCTTACTCactagcttatttatttatttatttatttatttatttatttaataaggaATTAAGTACGGAGGTTTGTGGACTTTTATATTAAACTCGCTTCCTGTTCGCGTAAACCGGAAGTACAGTCTTCTCCCCCCACCTTGTGCGCATGCGTGGTAATGGTCTACTCGGGGACGTGCGTTTGACCGCAGTGTGTTTAGGTTTATAACTTTAGATTTTGTAAAGTGGCTTATTAAAGGATTTAttcagactttatttatttattccttcacTCGGCTAGCTGAGTGGTGTTACTGAGACACAggtaagaaatataaatatttaatttagctCTCTGTGAAGGAGCTGATGCTTTAATCAGCAGTAACATGAGGACAAGTGAAACATGTAAAGATTTAATTCATATTTGCTCATTATTGACGTCATTTCCTGtagagtgtgagtgagtttCACCCTTTAATCCTCACTGTGCTGCACACTTTCATGGCTTTTATTTCTCTAACACATGATTTAACTCCTAAATCTGTCATAAAGGGGCTTTTGCACAAAAAGTTTATAAATAATCATAGACAAGGTtctaatttaatcatttttgtgctttattgaattaaatgttaaaataaatatagaattaGAAATATACACTGCATCTGGTTTGCAGAATCTGGGGTCCAGATTCACAGAGTTACAGGAACATGTGAATATTTTGATTTCGGTTTGAGCAGATTTCCTCATATCGCCTTATTTTACAACATCTTCACATTACATGATGTATTTATTACTGATAAGATTTAGATTTTACTGATGAAGCACCATCTGAGGACTGGAACtgtattacagtatttatatatatttatatatatatatatatatatatatatatatatatatatacacacacacacacattcagagacacattcagagacatgtttattaaacatttgcagaattatgaaatatttaatgaGAAATAGGAAAAGAAATTCACTTTTTTGGTCCAAAATCAGAATCTAACGTCAGTTAATATCAGGtttaaagcactgacacctgaAAATAGTCagaatagtaaaaaaaaaaagttaataaatattacttgatttaataataattattattattgttatgttcAATTATGCacaattatgtgtgtgtttaagtatCCAGTCTAAGATCTGTTTCTGTTTCCCTGCTTTAGacctctcagtgtgtgtgtgtgtgtgtgtgtgtgtgtgtgtgtgtgtgtgaagcatgcGTCTGACGGCTCTGCTCTCCATGGCGGCGAAGGCTGCGTTTCCCCGGGATTACCGCTACGGGACGAACAGGCCGTGGACGGTGGCGGCGCGGAGACTCAATCCTCcggggaagaggaggaggaaggtgtTCGTGGAGCCGATCAGCCCTGAGGACTGGAGTGTGTTCAGAGGGGACGTGGTAAGaaactcctgtgtgtgtgtctctctgtctctctctctctctgtctctctctctctgtctctctctctctgtctctctctctgtctctctctgtctctctctctttctgtctctctgtctccctctctgtctgtctctctctctctgtctctctctctctctgtctctctctctgtctctctctctctctctctctgtctctctctctgtctctctctctctctctctgtctctctctctgtctctctctctgtctctctctctctctgtctctctctctttctgtctctctctctgtctctctctctgtctctctctctttctgtctctctctctgtctctctctctctcactctctctctctctctgttattcaGGTTGTTAGTAAGTTCAGGTTTAACTTGCTGTAGTTTAATTttcagtgtgcgtgtgtatgtgtgtgtgtgtgtgtgtgtgtgtgtgtgcgtgtgtgcgtgtgtgtgtgtggctctgcaGGTGGAGATCCTCTCGGGTAAAGATAAAGGGAAGCAGGGGAAAGTCACTCAGGTGTTTCGCCACCGTAACTGGGTCATCGTCGAGGGGTTCAATACGGTaaacgctacacacacacacacacacacacacactcactctctctctctctctctcactctctctgaatgtgatttttttaaagtataaaagATGGTCTGTGGTGAAGTGATGTTTGTCCCGTGAGAGCGTTCAGTGTAAATATTCctgtgtaataatattataatgttcaGAGGAAGAGATGAGTTTACACCATACAGTTTAATGATAGTTAGtcaatcttcttcttcttcttcttcctcctcctcttccttttcttcttcttcttcttcttcttcttccttctcttcctcctccttttcttcatcctcctcctcttcctcttcttcttccttttcttcttcttccttctcttcctcctcctcttcttcatcctcctcctctttctcttcttattctgtctcttcctcctcctcttcatcatcttcttcctcctcttcttcttccttctcttcctcttccttctcttcctgctcctcctccttcttttcctcctcttcttcatcctcttcctcttttcctcctcctcttcctcagcaCTACAGGTACATCGGCAGGTCTGGAGACTACAGAGGGACGTACATTGGGAGTGAAGCTCCTCTGCTGCTGAAGGACGTCTCACTGGTCGACCCCACAGACAGGTCAGACACCGCTGCCTCCTCGCCCTCGACAGCGTCATCTGCGGTATAAAAAAcacttatttcctgttttactTTCTAACGACAGGAAAGCCACGGAGACGGAGTGGAGGTTCacagaggagggagagaaggTCCGGGTTTCCGTCAGGACGGGGCGGATCATCCCCAAACCCGTCTTTCAGAGGAGGGACGGCATCATACCACAGCAGTGGAAAGGTGAGTGAGATTTTCacgtttgtggaaggagtctccagtgtcagcgctttgtaaattTAAGAGGAGTTTACACATATTGCGGcttccagaacattaaatgtaactataaacagataaaaatgtgacagaaataaatttaataaataaacaaactgtaaTCGCTgacaagttgctgtggtgtaagaggaataaaacactcagggacgtgctgttagaggaaacgaatcaacttcagggtgtagtaacagtaactccgcttcatcacagcacGCTGtgttactgtaacacacacacacacacacacacacacacacacacacacacacacacacacactgtttattactCACCTGGGATAGAATAAACAcctttattactgttattggTAATAATTATTCTaacactgtttattttatttcatcattctctatgttcaggtttattttttgcagtttaaCAGTGTAAGTACTGAAAcgtgccgtgtgtgtgtgtgtgtgtgtgtgtgtgttacagatggACCGAAGGACACGTCTCCTGAAGACGCTCTGGAGAAAACGTACACTCCGTCGCTGAAGACTCTGGAGGAGGAAGTGATGGAGAAAATGAACATCCAGGAACCGAGAAGACCCCGAAGAAGCTTCTGGTACTGAGACGCAGAAGACGCAGAAGACGCAGAAGCAGGAGGACGGCAGAATGTTCTTTAAGCTGTAATGACAACGTGGATTTGCAATAAACGTGTGTTTGTCCGACTGGGTCGTTTCCTGTAACACTGCTATTAACGCAGAGGCCAGAATTCTGCGTAAATTCTCACACCCAAAGTCAGGTTCAGGTTATAAAGTCACCAGTCAGACGATTTTAAACACTTGTACGGATCTGTGGAAAACATTTCCTCTTTTACAAAACTCCTtaccttcattttttaaaaaatattctcagGAAGGTTTCtagtaaattattcatttaaaaaaaaaaaaaaagcataaacataAAACGATGTAATTATTATGAagtaaaaatgattaattatatttaatgtaaatattgcaGATTATACACAAAAGAACAAGTCTGTGGAATGTTTGAAAAAGGACCATTATAAAAGAAATcttgtaataattaaatttaatttactatggtttctggaggaaaaaaaagaaattgcattttatattaagTAGAAAGCAAGTTTTTCTTAACATTAATGTATTTTCTTACAATTATTGGCACAATATATGATTTGCTGCACATATTTttcagtgatttattccttaattGTCttcttttatgtatttatttaaatcctcATAAACAGATTGACGTGTAAAACCTGACAGAAAGTCACGAGAAGGAAGTTTATTCAGAAAGTTACACAAAAATGCGCAAAGGTGTTAATGTGATGGCTTtctgtaattatatttattcacatttgtGTTATGGTGTTAACACGATTGtggtttttttcctgtttgtgcGACTTTTACTGTAACTCAGTCTGCAATTCCTCCTCCGTACCATGTGGCGGCGTGATCGTGCAAATCGCGCGAGATTTGAAACCGGAAGTAAAATACGTCAAGGGTGctaacagaagaagaagaagaacggGATTTGTTTACAGAGACACGTtagctgttagctagctacgtgtttttggattaaaataatgaataaagaataataaCTTGTTGAAAGAATAATTGTTAACGTGTTTAGATCATTTTCGGTTAGGAACAATGATGAAACGACAGAATGTGTGGTTTACGGAGATGAAATTTGAACAGATAGCTGGAAAGCTAGCACGCTAGGTTAGCATCAGTGTTAGCTAGCTGCgctggtagagagagagagagagagagagagagagttaagcGGTTAATTAAGAGCGGTTTAATAACTAAAGCGCTgattagtgagtgagtgtgattaTATGAAACCGGGTGGAACATGTCTCTAGTGGCGTATGACAGCAGCGACGACAGTGAGCGCGATGATCCGAGTCCTGAGCCCCGCAGCTCGGCGAAACCCGGCGGCTTGTTCGCCTCTCTGCCCGCGCCCAAGCGCTCAGAGCCCGCGGTGGGGAACCAGAAGCCCGGGCCGGAGCTGCCCAGAGCCAAGAAGCGCTCAGAGCCGGTCAGGATCAGCGCTCCGGAGATCCGAGGGGACAGCGTgagttctgtctctctctctcactctcactctctctcacacacacacacacacacacacacacacagtgcgaTTATTAATGCCGcaggttcccagccctggtcctggagtctCCACTGGAACTCCAGAAAGCTGCACTTTACCCAGTTTTCATCCATCActtaaacctaatcctaacagATTCCTTTATTAGGAGCGCATCAGCATCACTCCCATCACTTTTAATCTACTGGTGATACTGAACTCATACTCATGATGATCTCGTACTCGCTGTCTCATTCACAACATCTGAGCGGATTTTCTGCAGCTGTGAAAGCGCTGTGTTTTTAAGATCATCTGAGTCCCGTGTCGAAGCAGGAGATCTGCGTCGAAGCAGGAGAAGATCCGTGTCGATGCAGAAGAAGATCCGTGTCGATGCAGGAGAAGATCCGTGTCGAAGCAGGAGATCTGCGTCGAAGCAGGAGAAGATCCGTGTCGATGCAGAAGACCAGTATCGATGCAGGAGAAGATCCGTGTCAAAGCAGGAGATCCGTGTCAAAGCAGGAGAAGATCTGTGTCAAAGCAGGAGAAGATCCGTGTCGATGCAGGAGAAGATCCGTGTCGAAGCAGGAGAAGATCCATGTCGAAGCAGAAGAACATCCGCGTCGAAGCAGGAGAAGATCCGTGTCGATGCAGAAGAAGATCCGTGTCGATGCAGGAGAAGATCCGTGTCGAAGCAGGAGATCTGCGCCGAAGCAGGAGAAGATCCGTGTCGATGCAGAAGACCAGTATCGATGCAGGAGAAGATCCGTGTCAAAGCAGGAGATCCGTGTCAAAGCAGGAGAAGATCTGTGTCAAAGCAGGAGAAGATCCGTGTCGAAGCAGGAGAAGATACGTGTCGAAGCAGGAGAAGATCCATGTCGAAGCAGAAGAACATCCGCGTCGAAGCAGGAGAAGATCCGTGTCGATGCAGGAGAAGATCCGTGTCAAAGCAGGAGAAGATCTGTGTCGATGCAGAAGATCAGTATCGATGCAGGAGAAGATCCGTGTCGATGCAGGAGAAGATCCGTGTCGATGCAGGAGAAGATCCGTGTCGATGCAGGAGAAGATCCGTGTCGAAGCAGGAGAAGATCCGTGTCGAAGCAGGAGATCGGAGTTGAAGCAGAAGATGATAAAATGCATCAGAATTCCAATCCTGGTCTCAGAGTTTTAAGGCAACTGATAGTCAGTGTGCTCGGAAACTGTAAATATACTAACACCTGTTATCTTTCATCTTTCTAAATTAATAATGTTTCTCTCTATTGCTTCacatattcatttaattaattaattaattaattttaatctcttttaatttatttatttatttatatttcatttcattaaacctgagcttatcattattattattattattattattattattattattattttccaataaataaattgatcTGGTGTCTCTGAGTGAACATCATCAGCGgggaaattaataataataataataatgaggtaCAGAGGTGTTAATGTTATGACtttgtttaattgtgtttttgttcagaTTGTTGAATTATCTCacatatctttttttctgaGCGTTATGAAGGTGATAAGAAGCAGACTTTAGCAGGTTATAACGCTCCAGACATAACGTTGTTTTAACCAAACAGAAcgcatttatttaaagaaatgatgATGAGTTTGTGTACAGAGCTGTTGGAGATTGTTAACACTTttcagagaaaaataaatgtatgcgTAAGTCTGTGTAAAACAGAGAATACTTTTACTCTGACGggtttttctccatttttacagtcggatgaggatgaagatgaaccTGTGAGGAAGAAAGTGGGATCTCAGGTGAGTAATTGTTTAGATTATAAAGCAGAAGATAAAGTTTAAAGAGAATAACGTTTACAGTTTTTGTGTCCAAAGCCAGCACACTTTCCCATGATAACAGTATTGTGTGTTAAATATCGTGATATTTTGTAGAATTGATCTCATCAGCACATCTCTACACTGCTTTTGATTGAGAATTCGTGTGATTTTTCAGGGTGGTGGTCTGTCGTCTCTTCTCCCCCAACCCAAACACCTGAGTGTGAAGGAAACGCAGCGCCCCCTGGTGCCCCACACCCTCACCAAACGCCCCGCCCCCGCCGCTCACGCCAAAGCCAGCAAGCCGGCGTCTCAGGGCGTGTCCGGGACGAGCGCGTCTCCGTCGGCCATTAAAGCGGCGGCCAAGTCGGCATCGCTGCAGTTCGCCCGGCAGATCGCTGCAGACGAGGAGGGCAGCGACGACGAACTCGCCCCCGAGAATTACTTCTCCCTGTCGGAAAGCTCGTCAGAACCGGCGGCCGGGGCGTCGTATCCCGATCCTCAGCCGTACGCTCCGTCGCTGCAGCCTCCTCCCAGCGCCGAGGACGCACCGCTCGACTTCGGCTCCAGCGCAGAGTCCCAGCCAAGGCCAGCGTGGGGCGCTCACGAGTACCACACCGCCGATTATCAACCGCACGATCACAAACCCAGcgctcaggtacacacacacacacacacacacacacactccctcagaACAGCGTGAAGACCAGGAGAGCGATcgcacacacctctacactcacatcaacacacactcacatcaacacacactcacacacgctgtCTGAGGTGTGTTTCCACTGTGGTTAGAGATTCTTCATGACGCCTTCATGTTGCTAAGTGCTAACATCCACTCCAGCCTTCTTCAGTCAGAGTTTCTCCCCAACCCACAGTGCATTAATAAAGTAATTAccacaaataaacacatgatATGAGCAGAACTTTAAGCTTCTGTTGGTCTGAGGTGTGCTGAAAGCCACTTTCCGTAGCCTGCATCCTACAAATGTTCTTCATAAGTATTTTCACAGCCTTCTAATATCCAGGTCAAGTGCTATTTAACCGCGAGCGTCCGTTTCTTTCTGACCTTGAACGTTAAACGGTGAAAGTTCGGAGTCAGGTGTTCAGAGTCGGAGCGAGGCTCGTGCGACGTAACGATATTATCTTATCGTCTGTACGCGATGACGTTTAGCGTCGCAGCACCGGCAGAGAGAATATCAGCCACGTGTAGACTTTAGAGAACCGATTTCTAACAGGATTATAATGaaatgtgatgatgtggtgctgtttttatttttttaatgtttactgcacattactgCAAAATCACGTAAAATCCATCATGTGGAAAATAATCcgaaaacacatttatatttttatatttcttattttatactGCATACAATCCCATTGGTCTTAATGTCGGTTCCTTGAGAAGTAACGCTGGACCGAGGCTTACGTATGAAAGGCGACTTGACGAGGGAGGTCGAGACATCTCCCAGGTCAGCTTTGTTGGCTTTAGTTAACATAAAAAGCCAGACAGGTGATGTAAAGATATGAGGAGAGAGACATCTAGTGGTGGAAAAGAGAATTGAAATGAGTGAGATAAATTAGAATTAAGCACCGATAGGAGGCAAATATGAAAATGTGagaactataatgaatttcctggttgcacaattgcactatttgtccttgta containing:
- the mrpl24 gene encoding probable 39S ribosomal protein L24, mitochondrial, whose amino-acid sequence is MRLTALLSMAAKAAFPRDYRYGTNRPWTVAARRLNPPGKRRRKVFVEPISPEDWSVFRGDVVEILSGKDKGKQGKVTQVFRHRNWVIVEGFNTHYRYIGRSGDYRGTYIGSEAPLLLKDVSLVDPTDRKATETEWRFTEEGEKVRVSVRTGRIIPKPVFQRRDGIIPQQWKDGPKDTSPEDALEKTYTPSLKTLEEEVMEKMNIQEPRRPRRSFWY
- the prcc gene encoding proline-rich protein PRCC, with amino-acid sequence MSLVAYDSSDDSERDDPSPEPRSSAKPGGLFASLPAPKRSEPAVGNQKPGPELPRAKKRSEPVRISAPEIRGDSSDEDEDEPVRKKVGSQGGGLSSLLPQPKHLSVKETQRPLVPHTLTKRPAPAAHAKASKPASQGVSGTSASPSAIKAAAKSASLQFARQIAADEEGSDDELAPENYFSLSESSSEPAAGASYPDPQPYAPSLQPPPSAEDAPLDFGSSAESQPRPAWGAHEYHTADYQPHDHKPSAQEYYSESYYQEQNSGFGEQEEAESSTLFNDEAFRRLQGKQNRGKEEIKFLEIKGDDQLSGHQQWMMKNMTTETEPRRSFSKKKGDQPTGQQRRKHQITYLIHQAKERELELKNNWSENKLTRRQTQAKYGF